The region CTGCTACCCGGGGGCTTCCTGCTCCGAGCGTACCTCTTCGCCCAGCCCGAACTCGTCGTGTAGCGCGCGCAGGGCGGCCTCCATCTGGTCGCGGCGCACCAGGCAGGAGATGGTGGTGTGGGAGTCGGCGGTCTGGAGGATGTCGGCCCGCGCCTCCCGCAGCGCCTTCACCACGCGCGCCATCACCCCCGGCATCCCCCGCATCCCCGCCCCGATGATGGAGACCTTGGCGCAGGGGCGGGTCACCGTCACCTCGTACCCGGCCTCCTCCAGCAACCCCCGCGCCCGCTCGTCGTCCTCCGCCCGCACGGTGAAGGCCAGGAGCTCGGGCATGAGGGTGATCAGGTCGATGCTGATCCCGTGGCGGGCCAGCAGGTCGAGGGCCTGCAGGGGGTGGTCGATCCCCTCGCCCGGCGGCCGCCGGACCTTGAGCTGGACGACGTCGGGCAGGTGGGCCAGGGCGATGACGGGGCGCCCGTCGCTAATGGGCACACCGAGTTCGGGTCCGCGCACGAGCGTCGTGCCTCCCCACTCCGCGGCGCCAAGGGGCCGGATGACCACCCGCACGTCGTGCTCCCGGCCGATGTCGGCCGCCCGCGGGTGGATCACCCGGGCGCCGAGGGCGGCCATCTGCGAGACCTCGTCGTAGGAGATCTGCGTGATGACCCGCGCCTGCGGCACCACTTTCGGGTCCGCGGTCATGATTCCTTCCACGTCTTTGTAGATCTCCACCCGGTCGGCCCCCAGCGCCGCCCCCAGGGCCACCGCG is a window of Armatimonadota bacterium DNA encoding:
- the dapG gene encoding aspartate kinase — its product is MPIIVQKYGGLLLATAEGRAQVAEQVMAARRRGYDVVVVASALGREGDPYATDTLLGLAHTVDRDVAPRTLDLLLSCGEIISTALLAHTLERSGCPAVPLTGAQAGIQTTGDFGEARIVRIDPSRVRRHLAQHAVVVVAGFQGATPEGEITTLGRGGSDTTAVALGAALGADRVEIYKDVEGIMTADPKVVPQARVITQISYDEVSQMAALGARVIHPRAADIGREHDVRVVIRPLGAAEWGGTTLVRGPELGVPISDGRPVIALAHLPDVVQLKVRRPPGEGIDHPLQALDLLARHGISIDLITLMPELLAFTVRAEDDERARGLLEEAGYEVTVTRPCAKVSIIGAGMRGMPGVMARVVKALREARADILQTADSHTTISCLVRRDQMEAALRALHDEFGLGEEVRSEQEAPG